From the genome of Fusobacterium sp. DD2:
CAAAATGAAAAACTTAATTACAGGAAACATCTCTGACGCTGTATATAAAGCTGATGACAAAATGGAAGATATAAGACTTGACAAAGTTAAAGCTTTATATTCTTACCACGATGGATCATTCTATGTATTCTCTAACCCAGAAACTTGGGATCAAATCGAATTAAAAGAAGAAGATTTAGGAGATGCATTATACTATCTAGAAGAAGGAATGGAATTAGAAGTAGTTTATTATGAAACTACTCCAGTTGCAGTTGAATTACCTACTTTCGTAGAAAGAGAAATAGTTTATACTGAACCAGGACTAAGAGGAGATACTACTGGTAAAGTTTTAAAACCAGCTAAATTAAACACTGGATTTGAAGTTCAAGTTCC
Proteins encoded in this window:
- the efp gene encoding elongation factor P gives rise to the protein MKIAQELRAGSTIKIGNDPFIIQKAEYNKSGRNAAVVKFKMKNLITGNISDAVYKADDKMEDIRLDKVKALYSYHDGSFYVFSNPETWDQIELKEEDLGDALYYLEEGMELEVVYYETTPVAVELPTFVEREIVYTEPGLRGDTTGKVLKPAKLNTGFEVQVPLFVEQGEWIKIDTRTNAYVERIKK